One region of Salvia miltiorrhiza cultivar Shanhuang (shh) chromosome 3, IMPLAD_Smil_shh, whole genome shotgun sequence genomic DNA includes:
- the LOC131015809 gene encoding putative late blight resistance protein homolog R1C-3: MSFAAEEVNSREEVSCIDFYEDLQQVIEEMNVIKKEAMETSVEAQPQRKVSLTLAGSSTSSSNVKEIMMVGFDDVQLQLLDKLTGGNRNRQIIPITGMGGIGKTTLARHIFEHALVKEYFDIRAWTTISQTYNVRETLSQVLHQVSGDLRSDLSEEDLGVKLRKYLLSRSKYLIILDDMWSVEVWDKMRFFFPDYNDGSRVIVTTRLSNLATELTNSNSIGMRFLDDVFSWSLFSKTVFGDEDFPLHLEEIGKKIVGKCKGLPLSIVVIGGLLAKSELTLEYWEHIEENLSSIVNSENDEYWLRVLKLSYDHLPAYLKPCFLYMGVFEEDEEIRVVELMRLWVSEGFLKPIINKSSKTIAKEYLKELVDRNLILVHKLGAVGNIKYCKMHDLVRDLSFQEAEKQRFYYVLGQHYPRGANRQRRIVIPRRTSHETVRDAMETMSTRARSFICHADTVPELLDFRFLRTLSTNKYSGGYSEENVFQLVNLRYLSGEFREGFQIPSSISLLWNLHTLIVFCWGVEPTTAPVEIWKMHQLKHVEFGYPGYGMYLPDPRSGHSDVMMENLETLKGVIDFNLNEEMVKRIPNIKKLSIRYEDKVMERVKCLSYLQCLSKLESLTCSIEDGSDGEYLQSISFPHSLKKLYLRCINCHWEEILEKIASLPLLEKLQLFRGRFATRSWEIVEGQFPSHKYLSMYGCGDMECWTLEGSCLPRLEQLHLTLMTELEEFPSEIGEIATLKSIQLEYCSESAVVSLKKIVEEQEELQGDPPFHVIVN; this comes from the coding sequence ATGTCTTTTGCGGCTGAAGAAGTGAATTCTAGAGAGGAAGTCAGTTGCATAGACTTCTATGAAGATCTACAGCAAGTGATTGAAGAAATGAATGTGATCAAGAAGGAAGCCATGGAGACTTCAGTTGAAGCTCAGCCTCAGAGAAAGGTCTCCTTGACTCTTGCTGGCTCCTCGACGTCCTCTTCCAATGTGAAGGAAATCATGATGGTGGGCTTTGATGACGTGCAACTTCAACTCTTGGATAAGCTCACTGGAGGCAACCGTAACCGCCAAATCATCCCAATCACAGGGATGGGCGGGattggtaagaccactcttgcccgACATATATTTGAGCATGCCCTTGTTAAGGAGTATTTTGATATTCGTGCATGGACTACAATTTCTCAAACTTATAATGTTAGAGAAACACTTAGTCAAGTTCTTCACCAAGTGAGTGGAGATTTGAGGAGTGATCTGAGTGAGGAAGATTTAGGAGTGAAATTACGAAAGTATTTACTTTCTAGGAGCAAGTATCTCATAATattggatgatatgtggagtgtAGAGGTGTGGGACAAGATGAGGTTTTTCTTTCCCGATTACAATGATGGGAGTCGAGTAATTGTAACGACTAGGCTCTCAAATTTGGCTACTGAGTTGACAAACTCTAACAGCATTGGTATGAGATTTTTAGATGATGTTTTCAGCTGGAGTTTGTTCTCCAAAACTGTATTTGGGGATGAGGATTTTCCTCTTCATCTGGAGGAAATCGGAAAGAAAATTGTTGGGAAGTGTAAGGGACTTCCTTTGTCGATTGTTGTGATTGGGGGTCTTTTGGCAAAGTCCGAACTTACATTGGAGTATTGGGAGCACATAGAGGAAAACTTAAGCTCAATAGTGAAttcggaaaatgatgaatattggTTGAGAGTATTGAAACTGAGCTATGACCATTTGCCTGCCTATCTGAAGCCTTGTTTTTTGTACATGGGAGTGTTTGAGGAAGATGAGGAAATTAGGGTTGTAGAACTCATGAGGCTATGGGTTTCTGAAGGCTTTCTCAAACCAATAATCAATAAAAGCTCGAAAACAATTGCCAAGGAGTATTTGAAGGAGCTAGTCGATAGAAACCTCATTCTAGTTCATAAGTTGGGGGCAGTTGGGAATATAAAGTACTGCAAAATGCATGATTTAGTGAGAGATCTATCAtttcaagaagctgaaaagcAGAGGTTTTATTATGTCTTAGGGCAACATTATCCTCGAGGGGCAAATAGGCAACGCCGCATTGTTATTCCCAGAAGAACTTCACATGAGACAGTCCGGGATGCCATGGAAACTATGTCGACACGTGCTCGTTCTTTCATATGTCATGCTGATACGGTTCCAGAATTGCTAGATTTCAGATTTTTGAGGACACTGAGTACAAATAAGTATTCCGGAGGGTATTCAGAAGAAAATGTGTTTCAATTGGTGAACTTGAGGTACCTTTCGGGTGAATTTCGTGAGGGGTTCCAAATCCCTTCTTCAATTAGTCTGCTGTGGAATCTACATACACTAATTGTTTTTTGTTGGGGTGTTGAACCTACAACTGCACCAGTAGAAATTTGGAAAATGCATCAGCTTAAGCATGTCGAGTTCGGATATCCAGGATATGGAATGTATCTCCCAGATCCTCGGAGCGGGCATAGTGATGTTATGATGGAGAATCTAGAGACGCTCAAAGGAGTGATTGATTTCAACTTGAATGAAGAAATGGTTAAGAGAATTCCCAATATCAAGAAACTGTCTATAAGATACGAGGATAAAGTAATGGAGAGAGTGAAGTGCCTCAGCTATCTTCAATGTCTGAGTAAGCTGGAAAGCTTGACGTGCTCTATTGAAGATGGAAGTGATGGTGAGTATCTGCAGAGTATTAGCTTCCCCCACTCACTCAAGAAGCTGTATCTTCGATGCATAAACTGCCATTGGGAGGAAATTCTGGAAAAGATAGCGTCATTACCACTTCTTGAGAAGCTCCAACTGTTCCGTGGGCGGTTTGCAACACGCAGTTGGGAAATAGTTGAAGGCCAATTCCCCAGCCACAAATACTTGAGTATGTATGGGTGTGGGGATATGGAATGTTGGACGTTAGAGGGCTCCTGCTTGCCACGCCTTGAGCAACTTCATCTCACATTGATGACGGAATTGGAGGAGTTCCCTTCCGAAATAGGAGAAATAGCAACACTCAAATCAATTCAATTGGAGTATTGCAGTGAATCAGCGGTTGTGTCTTTGAAAAAGATAGTAGAGGAACAAGAGGAATTACAAGGGGACCCACCCTTTCATGTTATAGTTAATTGA
- the LOC131015808 gene encoding putative late blight resistance protein homolog R1C-3, which yields MAAYAALVSLMQIIDTIEHHHSPPVSIDKQQVESLTQILTILQEFLESYKSPVADGDEADPLEMRIADAAHAVEDVIESHIVNVIKLGRSSPNEVSFINFYQDLRQVIEEMNVIKKEAMETSPEAQLQRKVSSTRAGSLTSSSTVKESMMVGFDDVLLQLLDRLTEGNRNRQIIPITGMGGIGKTTLARHIFEHALVKEYFDIRAWITISQTYNVRETLRQVLHQVSGDLRSDLSEEDLGVKLRKYLLSRSKYLIILDDMWSVEVWEKMMVFFPDKNDGSRIVVTTRLSNLAAELTNSNSIGMRFLDDVCSWSLFSKTVFGDEVFPLELEEIGKKIVGKCKGLPLSIAVIGGLLAKSELTLEYWEHIEKNLSSIVNSENDEYCLRVLKLSYDHLPAYLKPCFLYMGMFGEDEVIRVAELMRLWVSEGFLKPIINKSSKTIAKEYLKELVDRNLILVDGLGAVGNIKYCKMHDLVRDLSFQEAEKQRFYYVLGQHYPRGINSQRRIVIPRSTSAMTFRDAMETMSSRARSFICHGDSVLELLDFRFLRTLSTYKYSEGYLEENVFQMVNLRYLSARFRSGFQIPSSISLLWNLHTLIVSFWDGVKTAPVEIWKMHQLKHVEFARDGMYLPDPPSGDSDVMMENLETLKGLIDFNLNEEMVKRIPNIKKLWIIYKDKVMERVKCLSYLQCLSKLESLTCLIYDGSDDEYLQSISFPRSLKKLCFLCGKFFYLEEILEKITSLPLLEKLQLFGGQFATGRWEIVEGQFPSLKYLSLNFCMNMECWTLEGSCLPRLEQLHLEEMKSLEEFPSEIGEIPTLKSIQLVGCSESMVVSLKKIVEEQEELQGDPPFHVIVKLSQPSCSLM from the coding sequence ATGGCAGCCTATGCAGCCTTGGTTTCTCTTATGCAAATCATTGATACAATCGAGCATCACCATTCCCCTCCAGTTTCTATCGACAAACAACAAGTTGAATCTCTCACTCAAATTCTTACCATTTTGCAGGAATTTCTTGAAAGTTATAAGTCCCCTGTTGCCGACGGAGATGAAGCTGATCCGCTGGAGATGCGTATCGCAGATGCAGCTCATGCTGTTGAAGATGTTATCGAATCACATATTGTGAACGTGATTAAACTGGGTAGATCTAGTCCCAATGAAGTCAGTTTCATCAACttctatcaagatctacgacAAGTGATTGAAGAAATGAATGTGATCAAGAAGGAAGCCATGGAGACTTCACCTGAAGCTCAGCTGCAGAGAAAAGTCTCCTCGACTCGAGCTGGCTCATTGACGTCTTCTTCTACAGTGAAGGAAAGCATGATGGTGGGCTTTGATGACGTGCTACTTCAACTCTTGGATCGGCTCACTGAAGGGAACCGTAACCGCCAAATCATCCCAATCACAGGGATGGGCGGGattggtaagaccactcttgcccgACATATATTTGAGCATGCCCTTGTTAAGGAGTATTTTGATATTCGTGCATGGATTACAATTTCTCAAACTTATAATGTTAGAGAAACACTTAGACAAGTTCTTCACCAAGTGAGTGGAGATTTGAGGAGTGATCTGAGTGAGGAAGATTTAGGAGTGAAATTACGCAAGTATTTACTGTCTAGGAGCAAGTATCTCATAATattggatgatatgtggagtgtAGAGGTGTGGGAAAAGATGATGGTTTTCTTTCCTGATAAGAATGATGGGAGTCGAATAGTCGTAACAACTAGGCTCTCAAACTTGGCTGCCGAGTTGACAAACTCTAACAGCATTGGTATGAGATTTTTAGATGATGTTTGTAGCTGGAGTTTGTTCTCCAAAACTGTATTTGGGGATGAGGTTTTTCCTCTTGAACTCGAGGAAATCGGAAAGAAAATCGTGGGGAAGTGTAAGGGACTTCCTTTGTCGATTGCTGTGATTGGGGGTCTTTTGGCAAAATCCGAACTTACACTTGAATATTGGGAGCACATAGAGAAAAACTTAAGCTCAATAGTTAAttcggaaaatgatgaatattgtTTGAGAGTTTTGAAACTGAGCTATGACCATTTGCCTGCCTATCTGAAGCCTTGTTTTTTGTACATGGGGATGTTTGGGGAAGATGAGGTAATTAGGGTTGCAGAACTCATGAGGTTATGGGTTTCTGAAGGCTTTCTCAAACCAATAATCAATAAAAGCTCGAAAACAATTGCCAAGGAGTATTTGAAGGAGCTAGTCGATAGAAACCTCATTCTAGTTGATGGGTTAGGGGCAGTTGGGAATATAAAGTACTGCAAAATGCATGATTTAGTGAGAGATCTATCAtttcaagaagctgaaaagcAGAGGTTTTATTATGTCTTAGGGCAACATTATCCTCGAGGGATAAATAGCCAACGCCGGATTGTTATTCCCAGAAGCACTTCAGCTATGACATTCCGGGATGCCATGGAAACTATGTCGTCGCGTGCTCGTTCTTTCATATGTCATGGTGATTCGGTTCTAGAATTGCTAGATTTCAGATTTTTGAGGACACTGAGTACATATAAGTATTCCGAAGGGTATTTAGAAGAAAATGTGTTTCAAATGGTGAACTTGAGGTACCTTTCGGCTAGATTTCGTTCGGGGTTCCAAATCCCTTCTTCAATTAGTCTGCTCTGGAATCTACACACACTAATTGTTTCTTTTTGGGATGGAGTTAAGACTGCACCAGTAGAAATTTGGAAAATGCATCAGCTTAAGCATGTCGAGTTCGCACGTGACGGAATGTATCTCCCAGATCCTCCGAGCGGGGATAGTGATGTTATGATGGAGAATCTAGAGACGCTCAAAGGACTGATTGATTTCAACTTGAATGAAGAAATGGTTAAGAGAATTCCCAATATCAAGAAACTGTGGATAATATACAAGGATAAAGTAATGGAGAGAGTGAAGTGCCTCAGCTATCTTCAATGTCTGAGTAAGCTGGAAAGCTTGACGTGCCTTATTTATGATGGAAGTGATGATGAGTATCTGCAGAGTATTAGCTTCCCGCGCTCACTCAAGAAGCTGTGTTTTTTATGCGGAAAGTTCTTCTATTTGGAGGAAATTCTGGAAAAGATAACTTCATTACCACTTCTTGAGAAGCTCCAACTGTTCGGTGGGCAGTTTGCAACAGGCAGATGGGAAATAGTTGAAGGTCAATTCCCCAGCCTCAAATACTTGAGTTTGAATTTCTGTATGAATATGGAATGTTGGACGTTAGAGGGCTCCTGCTTGCCACGCCTTGAGCAACTTCATCTCGAGGAGATGAAGTCGTTGGAGGAGTTCCCTTCAGAAATTGGAGAAATACCAACACTCAAATCAATTCAATTGGTGGGGTGCAGTGAATCAATGGTTGTGTCTTTGAAAAAGATAGTAGAGGAACAAGAGGAATTACAAGGGGACCCACCCTTTCATGTTATAGTTAAATTATCCCAACCTTCGTGTAGTTTGATGTGA